From Pseudomonas sp. StFLB209, a single genomic window includes:
- a CDS encoding lysophospholipid acyltransferase family protein gives MELATQSLNKGRDAYWWRLSATAISFALFGIGGLCLRVLIFPLLACLPGDKASHQRRARQTISLLFWRFIRVMARMGVLTYDVQGAENLGRPGQMIIANHPSLIDVVFLIGLVRDANCVVKRGLWDNPCTRGPVRRAGYISNDGSIDMLDLAVNSLQSGQSLVIFPEGTRTTPGQPPAFHRGAAAIALRGARLITPVTIKVSPTTLTKAEPWYRIPQRRVHFSLRVGTDIDPQRFTEMGPPPLASRKLNDYLHDYFIKELASDERSAP, from the coding sequence ATGGAACTGGCAACACAATCATTGAACAAAGGCCGCGACGCCTACTGGTGGCGGCTGTCTGCCACGGCTATCAGCTTCGCCCTGTTCGGGATTGGCGGGTTGTGCCTGCGCGTGCTGATTTTCCCGTTGCTGGCCTGCCTGCCGGGCGACAAGGCCAGCCACCAGCGCCGCGCCAGACAGACCATTAGTCTGCTGTTCTGGCGCTTCATTCGCGTCATGGCGCGCATGGGCGTGCTGACCTACGACGTACAGGGTGCCGAAAACCTGGGGCGCCCCGGCCAGATGATTATCGCCAACCACCCCTCGTTGATCGACGTGGTATTCCTGATCGGCCTGGTGCGTGATGCCAACTGCGTGGTCAAGCGCGGCCTCTGGGACAACCCCTGTACCCGTGGGCCGGTGCGCCGTGCGGGCTACATCAGCAACGACGGCAGCATCGACATGCTTGATCTGGCGGTCAACAGCCTGCAATCAGGGCAATCGCTGGTCATCTTCCCTGAAGGCACCCGCACCACGCCGGGCCAACCGCCAGCGTTTCACCGGGGCGCCGCCGCCATTGCCTTGCGCGGCGCCCGGCTGATTACCCCGGTCACCATCAAGGTCAGCCCCACGACCCTGACCAAAGCCGAACCCTGGTACCGCATCCCGCAACGCCGCGTGCACTTCAGCCTGCGGGTGGGGACCGATATCGATCCGCAGCGTTTTACCGAGATGGGCCCGCCGCCGTTGGCGTCGCGCAAGCTCAACGACTACCTGCATGACTATTTCATCAAGGAGCTCGCCTCAGATGAGCGATCTGCACCGTGA
- a CDS encoding beta-ketoacyl synthase chain length factor: MITFNIAQWRAWAPGLTSVEDWQHWSREPVLLPDNDEVPDVSFLPAMQRRRLGRMARMAFSVAWPLAEGHEQLPLVFVSRHGETPRTFDILRDLAAGEPLSPTQFSLSVHNAVIGLWSIMRGSTCEMTALAAAGDGLEHGVFEAATLLAEGAPAVLLVVTEEQPPQAYAQWVDDVPFPYAVGLLLTPGQDWQLSLHSNDQGTPQPDWPHALNLLRMLHTNQPACRHPWKNRLWNWQHNH; encoded by the coding sequence TTGATCACCTTCAACATCGCACAATGGCGTGCCTGGGCACCTGGCCTGACCAGCGTCGAAGACTGGCAACACTGGAGCCGCGAGCCGGTCCTGCTGCCCGATAACGACGAAGTCCCGGACGTATCGTTCCTGCCTGCCATGCAGCGCCGACGCCTGGGCCGCATGGCAAGGATGGCCTTTTCCGTCGCCTGGCCGCTGGCCGAGGGCCATGAGCAACTGCCTCTGGTGTTTGTTTCTCGCCACGGAGAAACCCCACGCACGTTCGATATCCTGCGCGACCTGGCGGCCGGCGAGCCCTTGTCACCTACCCAGTTCAGCCTGTCAGTGCATAACGCGGTGATCGGCCTGTGGTCGATCATGCGTGGCTCTACCTGCGAGATGACCGCCCTGGCTGCGGCGGGCGACGGCCTTGAGCACGGCGTTTTCGAAGCTGCGACGCTGCTGGCCGAAGGTGCGCCTGCGGTGCTGCTGGTGGTCACTGAAGAACAACCGCCGCAGGCCTATGCCCAGTGGGTCGACGACGTGCCTTTTCCCTACGCGGTCGGCTTGCTGCTGACCCCGGGCCAGGACTGGCAGTTGTCCCTGCACAGCAATGATCAAGGTACGCCGCAACCTGACTGGCCCCATGCATTGAACCTGTTGCGCATGTTGCACACTAACCAACCCGCTTGTCGCCATCCATGGAAAAACCGCTTATGGAACTGGCAACACAATCATTGA
- a CDS encoding AMP-binding protein: protein MNWLNLEHLLLDESPDRLLCQDPDLTLGQLRRQALCAAAGLQARGIRHLAIHLEDAGELAIALLAAWRAGVSVLLPADLQAETRERWNTQVDLWLSEQPGDTRLGQLYDAEPLPAARLDLDQCSLSLCTSGSSGEPKRIDKRLRQLDNEVRGLEQLWGAELGNACMIGSVAAQHIYGLLFRVLWPLCAGRQWVRRQLPFPEDLQRASLDYPAFAWVASPALLKRMGDNLDWPALSKVRRVFSSGGALPADAALSLQQRLGQWPCEIFGSSETGGIAWRQGETLWQAFAGVQLTQDAEGALQVCSPYLAPGHVEQTADAARFEADGRFELLGRLDRIVKLEEKRISLPSLEQALVNHAWISEARLGVVRENRAYLGALVVLSESGLHALRNLGRRALTETLRNHLTNHCEALALPRRWRLLRQLPLSDQGKLPQALVETLLAAPRGKAPEVLEHKVQDDGLQIELQVPPDLACFTGHFPRTPVLPGVTQVDWALEFGQRLLELPPRFAGMEVLKFQQLVRPGDRLTLTLRFDAARSKLHFAYHNQHQAPCSSGRIVLQDSATETAHA from the coding sequence ATGAACTGGTTAAATCTTGAACACCTGCTGCTCGATGAGTCGCCGGACCGCCTGCTGTGCCAGGACCCTGACCTGACCCTCGGCCAGCTACGCCGCCAAGCCCTGTGCGCCGCTGCCGGCCTGCAAGCCCGTGGCATCCGCCATCTGGCCATCCACCTGGAAGACGCAGGCGAACTGGCCATCGCCCTGTTGGCCGCCTGGCGCGCCGGGGTCAGTGTGCTGCTGCCCGCCGACCTGCAGGCCGAGACCCGCGAACGCTGGAACACTCAAGTCGACCTGTGGCTCAGCGAACAGCCGGGCGATACCCGCCTGGGCCAGCTGTACGACGCCGAACCCTTGCCTGCCGCACGGCTCGACCTGGACCAGTGCAGCCTGAGCCTGTGCACTTCCGGCTCCAGCGGCGAGCCCAAGCGCATCGACAAACGGCTGCGCCAACTGGACAACGAAGTCCGGGGCCTGGAGCAACTGTGGGGCGCTGAACTGGGTAACGCCTGCATGATCGGCAGTGTCGCCGCGCAACACATCTATGGTCTGCTGTTCCGGGTGCTTTGGCCGCTGTGCGCCGGGCGTCAATGGGTTCGGCGGCAGTTGCCGTTCCCGGAAGACCTGCAACGCGCCAGCCTGGACTATCCGGCCTTCGCCTGGGTCGCCAGCCCGGCGCTGCTCAAGCGCATGGGGGACAACCTCGACTGGCCAGCGCTGAGCAAGGTACGCCGGGTGTTCTCATCCGGTGGCGCGCTGCCCGCAGACGCCGCGCTCAGCCTGCAACAGCGTCTGGGCCAGTGGCCGTGCGAGATTTTCGGCAGCTCAGAAACCGGCGGTATTGCCTGGCGCCAGGGCGAAACGCTCTGGCAGGCGTTTGCCGGTGTGCAGTTGACCCAGGACGCTGAGGGCGCGTTGCAAGTCTGCTCGCCTTACCTCGCCCCGGGTCATGTCGAACAGACCGCCGATGCCGCTCGCTTTGAGGCCGATGGCCGCTTCGAACTGCTGGGCCGTCTGGACCGCATCGTCAAACTGGAAGAGAAACGCATCTCGCTGCCGTCGCTGGAACAGGCACTGGTCAATCATGCCTGGATCAGCGAAGCGCGGCTCGGCGTAGTCCGTGAGAACCGTGCCTATCTGGGCGCCCTGGTGGTGCTCAGCGAAAGTGGCTTGCATGCCTTGCGTAATCTGGGCCGCCGCGCCCTGACCGAGACCTTGCGCAACCACCTGACTAATCATTGTGAGGCGCTGGCCTTGCCGCGGCGCTGGCGGCTGCTGCGTCAGTTGCCGCTGAGCGACCAGGGCAAACTGCCTCAGGCACTGGTCGAAACCCTGCTGGCCGCACCGCGGGGCAAGGCCCCCGAGGTGCTGGAGCACAAGGTCCAGGACGACGGCCTGCAGATCGAGTTGCAGGTGCCACCGGATCTGGCCTGCTTTACCGGCCATTTCCCACGTACGCCGGTCCTGCCTGGCGTGACCCAGGTCGACTGGGCACTGGAGTTCGGCCAGCGCCTGCTTGAGCTGCCGCCGCGCTTTGCCGGTATGGAAGTGCTCAAGTTCCAGCAACTGGTGCGCCCCGGCGACCGTTTGACCCTGACCCTGCGCTTCGACGCAGCCCGTAGCAAGCTGCATTTCGCCTACCACAACCAGCATCAGGCGCCCTGCTCCAGCGGCCGGATCGTGCTGCAAGACAGCGCCACGGAAACCGCTCATGCATAA
- a CDS encoding acyl carrier protein encodes MQTRDDIFETLRSAMVELFEIEPERVTLEANLYQDLEIDSIDAVDLIDHIKRKTGKKIAAEEFKSVRTVNDVVDAVYRLVNSAA; translated from the coding sequence ATGCAAACCCGTGACGATATTTTCGAGACCCTGCGCAGCGCAATGGTCGAGCTGTTCGAAATCGAGCCCGAGCGCGTGACGCTGGAAGCCAACCTGTATCAGGACCTGGAAATCGACAGCATTGATGCCGTGGACCTGATCGACCACATCAAACGCAAGACCGGGAAAAAGATCGCCGCCGAGGAATTCAAGTCGGTACGCACGGTCAATGACGTGGTCGACGCGGTGTACCGGCTGGTCAACTCTGCCGCATGA
- a CDS encoding NRAMP family divalent metal transporter has product MTQTASEFSKARRSSLIAAMFMMATSAIGPGFLTQTATFTATLGAAFAFGILASILIDFVVQLNVWRIVTLTRMRASDLANAAIPGSGYVLAVLVIFGGLVFSLGNMAGAGLGLNAMTGIDPIWGGAGSALLAIAIFSSHRAGVAMDRIMIVLGVLKISLILFAAFASHPPLGEALRQSVWPDFIDFASITTIVGGTVGGYITYAGAHRLLDRGTVGVENIDAVSKAALSGILVTGIARYVLFLAILGVVASGVVIDVSGKGANPAGQAFGAAAGQVGMMMFGLVLWAAGISSMIGASYTSMSFITVFSKKITERARNLATVGFIIIALIAYMILGKPPAALLVFAGGFNGLILPLGLSIFMYVGWRRSDLMGGYHYPRWLLVLGVLTCLLSWFMAFKSARAIFAFIGAA; this is encoded by the coding sequence GTGACACAGACCGCTAGTGAGTTTTCCAAAGCGCGCCGCTCATCACTGATCGCCGCGATGTTCATGATGGCAACCTCTGCCATCGGCCCGGGTTTCCTGACCCAGACCGCCACCTTTACCGCGACCCTCGGGGCCGCATTCGCGTTCGGCATCCTGGCCTCGATCCTCATCGACTTCGTGGTCCAACTGAACGTCTGGCGGATCGTTACCCTGACCCGCATGCGCGCTTCTGACCTGGCCAACGCTGCGATTCCCGGCAGTGGCTATGTGCTGGCGGTGCTGGTGATTTTCGGCGGGCTGGTGTTCAGCCTGGGCAACATGGCCGGTGCCGGCCTGGGCCTGAACGCCATGACCGGCATTGACCCCATCTGGGGTGGTGCGGGCAGTGCGCTGCTGGCCATTGCGATCTTCTCGTCGCATCGCGCCGGGGTGGCGATGGACCGAATCATGATCGTGCTGGGCGTGCTGAAGATTTCCCTGATCCTGTTTGCGGCATTTGCTTCCCATCCGCCGCTGGGTGAGGCTTTGCGCCAGTCGGTATGGCCTGACTTCATCGACTTTGCCTCAATCACCACCATTGTGGGCGGCACTGTGGGTGGCTACATCACCTATGCCGGTGCGCACCGTCTGCTCGACCGTGGCACCGTGGGTGTGGAAAACATCGACGCGGTCTCCAAGGCTGCCCTGAGCGGCATCCTGGTGACCGGTATTGCCCGCTACGTGCTGTTCCTGGCGATTCTGGGTGTCGTGGCCAGTGGCGTGGTCATCGACGTGTCCGGCAAGGGCGCCAACCCGGCAGGCCAGGCCTTCGGTGCCGCCGCAGGTCAGGTCGGCATGATGATGTTCGGTCTGGTGCTGTGGGCTGCCGGTATCAGCAGCATGATCGGTGCCTCTTACACCTCGATGTCGTTCATCACCGTATTTTCCAAGAAGATCACCGAGCGGGCCCGTAACCTGGCCACCGTCGGTTTCATCATCATCGCCCTGATCGCCTACATGATCCTGGGCAAGCCGCCGGCTGCATTGCTGGTGTTCGCCGGTGGTTTCAACGGTCTGATCCTGCCGCTGGGCCTGAGTATCTTCATGTATGTCGGCTGGCGCCGTTCCGACCTCATGGGTGGCTACCACTACCCACGCTGGTTGCTGGTGCTGGGTGTGCTGACCTGCCTGCTGTCGTGGTTCATGGCCTTCAAGTCGGCCCGGGCGATCTTTGCCTTCATCGGCGCGGCCTGA
- a CDS encoding LpxL/LpxP family acyltransferase: MSQQPKRHWADREERGSFALMKLTAWAVRILGRRLLSPVLYGIVLYFFIFGRSARHAIAEFQQNLADWSAKPELRPSQWRVFRQFMAFAEALLDKLDVWNGKLGIEQIRIDDPALLRNQLRGQRGQMLVGAHLGNLEVCRALAELGEKVTMNVLVHTKHAERFNRLLGEAGATNLRLVQVSELDPAIMLQLSQRLDDGEWLAIAGDRVPLHGGRTVQADFLGKPAAFPQGPWLLAGLLKCPVNLFFCLKDAQGYRVVLEPFTESVQWRRSDRAQVIAHWAARYAERLAHYCLQAPQQWFNFYPFWKSDESSSS; this comes from the coding sequence ATGAGCCAGCAACCGAAACGACACTGGGCCGACCGCGAAGAGCGCGGCAGCTTCGCGCTGATGAAGCTCACCGCCTGGGCGGTACGGATACTTGGCCGGCGCCTGCTCAGCCCGGTGCTGTACGGCATTGTGCTGTACTTCTTCATTTTTGGCCGCAGCGCCCGGCACGCCATCGCCGAGTTCCAGCAAAACCTTGCCGACTGGAGCGCCAAGCCTGAACTGCGCCCCAGCCAGTGGCGGGTGTTCCGCCAGTTCATGGCCTTTGCCGAAGCCTTGCTCGACAAGCTCGATGTGTGGAACGGCAAGCTGGGCATCGAACAGATCCGCATCGACGACCCCGCCCTGCTGCGCAATCAACTGCGTGGTCAGCGCGGCCAGATGCTGGTCGGTGCCCACCTGGGTAACCTTGAAGTGTGCCGCGCCCTGGCCGAACTGGGCGAAAAGGTCACCATGAACGTGCTGGTGCACACCAAGCACGCCGAACGCTTCAATCGCCTGTTGGGCGAAGCCGGGGCGACCAATCTGCGACTGGTCCAGGTCAGTGAACTGGACCCGGCCATCATGCTGCAACTGAGCCAGCGCCTGGACGACGGCGAATGGCTGGCCATTGCGGGCGACCGCGTGCCGTTGCATGGCGGGCGCACCGTGCAGGCTGATTTTCTCGGCAAGCCGGCGGCCTTCCCGCAAGGCCCCTGGCTGCTGGCCGGGCTGCTCAAGTGCCCGGTGAACCTGTTTTTCTGCCTCAAGGACGCCCAGGGCTATCGCGTGGTCCTGGAGCCGTTCACCGAATCGGTCCAGTGGCGGCGCAGCGACCGTGCTCAAGTCATTGCCCACTGGGCTGCCCGCTACGCCGAACGGCTGGCCCACTACTGCCTGCAAGCCCCGCAGCAGTGGTTCAATTTCTATCCTTTCTGGAAGTCCGATGAATCATCCAGCTCATGA
- a CDS encoding GntR family transcriptional regulator — MNHASPPQPRTLGESITQEMRRMLVEGELVPGQRLSEAALAESLQISRNTLREAFRVLTQEGLLKHEPNRGVTVAVPDMASIIDIYRVRRFIECKAIAQGYPQHPGARHMREAVEAGMRAREAKDWTAVGTANMMFHRAIVEMADSPRLVTFYGQISAELRLAFGLLKNPEFLHFPYVDMNAAILERLEAGQAEEATRMLEAYLVQSERTVLAAYERSMTR; from the coding sequence ATGAACCACGCCTCACCTCCACAGCCACGGACGCTTGGAGAATCCATCACCCAGGAAATGCGCAGAATGCTGGTCGAAGGCGAACTGGTCCCCGGCCAGCGCCTGTCGGAAGCCGCGCTGGCCGAGAGCCTGCAGATTTCGCGCAACACCCTGCGCGAAGCGTTCCGGGTGCTGACTCAAGAGGGCCTGCTCAAGCACGAGCCCAATCGTGGCGTGACCGTCGCGGTGCCCGACATGGCCTCGATCATCGACATCTACCGGGTGCGTCGTTTCATTGAATGCAAGGCCATCGCCCAGGGTTACCCACAGCACCCCGGTGCCCGGCACATGCGCGAGGCGGTCGAAGCCGGCATGCGCGCCCGTGAGGCCAAGGACTGGACGGCGGTCGGTACGGCCAACATGATGTTTCACCGGGCCATCGTCGAAATGGCCGACAGCCCGCGTCTGGTGACCTTCTACGGGCAGATTTCAGCCGAGCTGCGGCTGGCTTTCGGCCTGTTGAAAAACCCCGAATTTCTGCACTTCCCGTATGTCGATATGAATGCCGCGATTCTCGAACGTCTCGAAGCAGGCCAGGCCGAAGAGGCCACGCGGATGCTCGAAGCCTATCTGGTGCAGTCTGAACGCACCGTACTGGCAGCCTACGAGCGCAGCATGACCCGCTAG
- a CDS encoding glycosyltransferase family 2 protein: MHKPCAVIPVFNHELAVPNVVKALRAAGLPCVLVDDASSQACAQVLQALAREDGVHLIRLQTNQGKGGAVMAGFQEAAQRGYSHALQVDADGQHDLSDIGRFLELSRQHPKALICGYPQYDQSVPKGRLYARYLTHVWVWINTLSLQIRDSMCGFRVYPLGPVLRLIDTVRLGRRMDFDTEILVRLAWRHQPMHWLPTKVHYPEDGLSHFRLFHDNALISKMHTKLFFGMLVRAPVLLWRKVRP; the protein is encoded by the coding sequence ATGCATAAGCCCTGTGCGGTGATACCAGTGTTCAACCACGAGCTGGCAGTGCCCAACGTGGTCAAGGCCCTGCGCGCTGCCGGCCTGCCATGCGTGCTGGTCGATGACGCCAGCAGTCAGGCCTGCGCTCAGGTCCTGCAAGCACTGGCCAGGGAAGACGGCGTGCACCTGATTCGTCTGCAGACCAACCAGGGCAAGGGCGGCGCCGTGATGGCCGGCTTTCAGGAGGCGGCGCAACGTGGCTACAGCCACGCCTTGCAGGTCGACGCCGATGGCCAGCATGACCTGAGCGACATCGGACGTTTTCTGGAACTGTCCCGGCAACACCCCAAGGCGCTGATCTGCGGTTATCCACAATATGACCAGAGCGTGCCCAAAGGCCGCTTGTATGCCCGCTACCTGACCCATGTGTGGGTGTGGATCAACACCCTGTCGCTGCAGATCCGCGATTCGATGTGCGGCTTTCGGGTCTACCCGCTGGGGCCGGTGCTGCGCCTGATCGATACGGTGCGACTGGGCCGGCGCATGGATTTCGACACCGAGATTCTGGTCCGTCTGGCATGGCGCCACCAGCCGATGCACTGGCTGCCGACCAAGGTGCATTATCCCGAGGATGGCTTGTCGCACTTTCGCCTTTTTCACGACAACGCACTGATTTCCAAGATGCACACCAAGCTGTTCTTCGGCATGTTAGTGCGGGCGCCGGTGTTGCTATGGCGCAAGGTGCGGCCATGA
- a CDS encoding phosphopantetheine-binding protein — MSDLHRDIKQLIIDALGLEDISTHDIGNDQTLFGEGLGLDSVDALELGLAIQKRYGIKIDAEAKDTRSHFTSVDSLAAFVSARQSA, encoded by the coding sequence ATGAGCGATCTGCACCGTGACATCAAGCAACTGATCATCGACGCCCTGGGCCTTGAAGACATCAGCACCCACGACATCGGCAACGACCAGACCCTGTTCGGCGAAGGCCTGGGCCTGGATTCGGTCGATGCCCTGGAACTGGGTCTGGCCATCCAGAAGCGCTACGGCATCAAGATCGACGCCGAAGCCAAGGACACCCGCTCGCATTTCACCAGCGTAGACAGCCTCGCGGCCTTCGTCAGCGCCAGACAATCGGCCTGA
- the selO gene encoding protein adenylyltransferase SelO, whose product MKALDELDFDNRFARLGDAFSTSVLPEPIDEPRLVVASDAALALLDLDPAQAHTPLFCEVFSGHKLWAEADPRAMVYSGHQFGGYTPRLGDGRGLLLGEVRNDAGEHWDLHLKGAGQTPFSRMGDGRAVLRSSIREFLASEALHALGIPSSRAACVIGSSTPVWRERKESAAMVLRLAQSHVRFGSFEYLYYTKQPEQLKELGEYVLAQHYPHCLHQPEPWLAMFREIVERNAELIAKWQAYGFCHGVMNTDNMSILGITFDFGPYAFLDDFDQNFICNHSDHEGRYSFSNQVPIAQWNLSALAQALTPFISVEALRETIGLFLPLYQAHYLDLMRRRLGLTSAEDDDAELIAQLLQLMQTGGVDYHLFFRRLGDAPAADALRTLRDDFIDLKGFDAWGERLLARIARQDDASQAQRRERMHAVNPLYVLRNYLAQNAISAAEHGDYEEVRRLHRVLSDPFNEQPGMAEYAKRPPDWGKHLEISCSS is encoded by the coding sequence GTGAAAGCCCTCGACGAACTCGACTTCGACAACCGCTTCGCCCGCCTGGGCGATGCGTTTTCCACTTCGGTGTTACCCGAGCCGATTGATGAACCGCGCTTGGTCGTCGCCAGCGACGCGGCCCTGGCACTGCTGGACCTCGACCCGGCCCAGGCCCATACGCCGCTGTTTTGCGAGGTGTTCAGCGGCCACAAACTATGGGCTGAGGCCGACCCGCGGGCGATGGTCTACTCCGGGCATCAGTTCGGCGGTTACACCCCACGCCTGGGCGATGGCCGCGGCCTGCTGCTGGGGGAAGTGCGTAATGACGCTGGAGAGCATTGGGACCTGCACCTCAAGGGCGCCGGGCAGACACCGTTCTCGCGGATGGGCGATGGCCGCGCGGTGCTGCGCTCATCGATCCGCGAGTTTCTGGCCAGCGAAGCACTGCACGCTCTGGGCATCCCCAGCAGCCGTGCCGCCTGCGTGATTGGCTCCAGCACCCCGGTATGGCGCGAGCGCAAGGAAAGCGCTGCCATGGTCCTGCGCCTGGCGCAAAGCCATGTGCGCTTTGGCAGCTTCGAATACCTGTACTACACCAAGCAGCCTGAACAGCTCAAAGAGCTCGGCGAATACGTGCTGGCCCAGCATTACCCGCATTGCCTGCACCAACCCGAGCCCTGGCTGGCGATGTTCCGCGAAATCGTCGAGCGCAATGCCGAACTGATCGCCAAGTGGCAGGCCTACGGCTTCTGTCATGGGGTGATGAACACCGACAACATGTCAATCCTGGGCATCACCTTCGACTTCGGGCCATACGCCTTTCTCGATGACTTCGACCAGAATTTCATCTGCAACCATTCCGACCACGAAGGCCGCTACTCCTTCAGCAACCAGGTGCCCATCGCCCAATGGAACCTCAGTGCGCTGGCCCAGGCGCTGACGCCGTTCATCAGCGTTGAAGCGCTGCGCGAGACCATCGGCCTGTTCCTGCCGTTGTACCAGGCGCACTACCTGGACCTGATGCGCCGCCGCCTGGGCCTGACCAGCGCCGAGGACGACGACGCCGAACTGATTGCCCAACTGCTGCAACTGATGCAAACCGGCGGCGTCGACTACCACCTGTTTTTCCGCCGCCTGGGCGACGCGCCAGCCGCTGACGCGCTGCGTACCCTGCGCGATGACTTCATTGACCTCAAGGGTTTCGATGCCTGGGGCGAACGCCTGCTGGCCCGTATCGCCCGCCAGGACGACGCCAGCCAGGCACAACGCCGCGAACGCATGCACGCGGTCAACCCGCTGTACGTGTTGCGCAATTACCTGGCGCAAAATGCGATCAGCGCCGCCGAGCACGGCGACTACGAAGAAGTGCGGCGTTTACACCGGGTGTTGAGCGACCCGTTCAATGAACAGCCCGGCATGGCCGAATATGCCAAGCGACCACCGGATTGGGGCAAGCATCTGGAGATCAGCTGTTCTTCATAG
- a CDS encoding PAAR domain-containing protein, whose product MSFVVREGDLTTSGGFVLAASASEAIDVYRIARMGDPVWCPACKAVGYIAEGNPTWVDGQVAVATHGQLVRCGCRAGKNRLKASQQQHRADMEASITIPDDMAETARANAERMTLEIKQGTFTHQVLRNLNAR is encoded by the coding sequence ATGTCATTTGTAGTCAGGGAAGGTGATCTCACCACCAGCGGCGGTTTCGTGCTGGCCGCTTCGGCCAGCGAAGCCATTGATGTATACCGTATCGCTCGCATGGGTGACCCGGTGTGGTGTCCGGCGTGCAAAGCGGTAGGTTACATCGCCGAGGGCAACCCGACCTGGGTCGACGGGCAGGTCGCCGTGGCGACCCACGGCCAATTGGTGCGCTGCGGTTGCCGGGCCGGCAAGAACCGGCTCAAGGCCTCACAGCAACAGCACCGGGCCGATATGGAGGCGAGCATCACCATCCCCGATGACATGGCCGAAACCGCCCGGGCCAATGCCGAACGGATGACCCTGGAAATCAAGCAAGGCACCTTCACCCACCAGGTACTGCGCAACCTCAACGCCCGATGA
- a CDS encoding ParA family protein: MRRVVFNQKGGVGKSSIACNLAAVSAHQGYRTLLIDLDAQANSTHYLTGLTGDDIPMGIAEFFKQTLASGPFARKNQVDIYETPYDNLHVVTATAELAELQPKLEAKHKINKLRKLLDSLDEDYERIYIDTPPALNFYAVSALIAADKVLIPFDCDSFSRQALYGLIKELEELKEDHNEDLEFEGIIVNQFQPRASLPQQMLDELIGEGLPVLPVYLNASVKMRESHQVAQPLVHMDPRHKLTQQFVELHDYLENNAQA; this comes from the coding sequence ATGCGTCGCGTGGTGTTCAATCAGAAGGGGGGCGTGGGTAAATCCAGCATCGCCTGCAACCTGGCTGCGGTGAGCGCCCATCAGGGGTATCGGACGCTTCTGATCGATCTTGATGCTCAGGCGAACTCGACTCATTACCTCACTGGCCTGACCGGCGACGACATTCCCATGGGGATCGCCGAGTTCTTCAAGCAGACCCTGGCTTCCGGGCCCTTTGCCCGCAAGAACCAGGTCGATATCTATGAAACGCCCTACGACAATCTGCACGTGGTGACCGCCACCGCTGAACTGGCCGAGCTGCAACCCAAGCTTGAGGCCAAGCACAAGATCAACAAGCTGCGCAAATTGCTCGACAGCCTCGATGAAGACTACGAGCGGATCTACATCGATACCCCGCCGGCGCTGAACTTCTATGCGGTCTCGGCGCTGATCGCAGCTGACAAGGTGCTGATCCCGTTTGACTGCGACAGCTTCTCCCGCCAGGCGCTGTACGGGCTGATCAAGGAACTTGAAGAGCTCAAGGAAGACCATAACGAGGATCTGGAGTTTGAGGGGATCATCGTCAACCAGTTCCAGCCGCGGGCCAGCCTGCCGCAGCAGATGCTCGACGAACTGATTGGTGAGGGGTTGCCGGTATTGCCGGTGTACCTCAATGCCTCGGTGAAGATGCGCGAGTCGCATCAGGTCGCCCAGCCGCTGGTGCACATGGACCCGCGCCACAAGCTGACCCAGCAGTTTGTCGAACTGCATGACTACCTGGAGAACAATGCCCAGGCTTGA
- a CDS encoding membrane protein, translated as MKRLIGLLLVLIGVLYPFVVYFGIEHFAPWQFALLLGGLWLARVLTGERRTASLAMAVVALSFCALLALLDSPVLLRWYPVLISGFMLCLFGASLIQGPPVVERLARLSDPDLPEVAIRYTRQVTWVWCGFFLFNGLTATVLTLWAPLHWWALWTGLLSYGLMGLLFAGEWIVRRRVRGGA; from the coding sequence ATGAAGCGGCTGATCGGCCTGCTGCTGGTGCTGATCGGTGTGCTCTATCCGTTTGTCGTGTACTTCGGCATAGAGCACTTCGCGCCCTGGCAGTTCGCGTTGCTGCTCGGTGGCCTTTGGCTGGCCAGGGTACTGACCGGCGAGCGACGCACCGCCAGCCTGGCGATGGCCGTGGTCGCGCTGAGCTTCTGTGCGTTGCTCGCGCTGCTCGACAGCCCGGTGCTGCTGCGCTGGTATCCGGTGCTGATCAGCGGCTTCATGCTTTGCCTGTTTGGCGCCAGCCTGATTCAGGGACCGCCGGTCGTTGAACGCCTGGCACGGTTGAGCGACCCGGATTTACCCGAGGTCGCCATTCGCTATACGCGGCAGGTGACGTGGGTATGGTGCGGTTTTTTTCTGTTCAACGGCCTGACCGCCACGGTCCTGACCCTTTGGGCACCGTTGCACTGGTGGGCGCTATGGACCGGACTGCTTTCTTACGGACTGATGGGCCTGCTGTTCGCAGGCGAATGGATTGTTCGTCGCCGAGTCAGAGGCGGCGCCTGA